In Burkholderia sp. PAMC 26561, the following are encoded in one genomic region:
- a CDS encoding phenylacetaldoxime dehydratase family protein, whose product MTTTYPRIFNVRKPDGFKPAVQRWSAVFPERCQAAHLAFFAVQANSSDEARGSGLMEWADAAMFGDHAPASVDHSSFVDDAGRYNRIVTAYWIDTGHFNSWLAAQRRDGWWEDVAREVGPCGFWREILTIPVDRIETIYWEDYRVNLAAILPIEPTPYCGYFGAMRDRIPLAACDRLESDAPDALHDRAAENKSGVRRWFVQPPHNLAMIRSASFWGNCDAEQKADYDQKLRDPLTRGMEFLRTHPAEAGCCSLRFLQTLDAEQAPASETHAYGYFLSLEHMERWSEGHASHLAIFNAAVARYGKYGPDNQLRTWHEVYVLPSYGQHFEYINCHDRTGLLPWFDATAL is encoded by the coding sequence ATGACAACAACATACCCCCGCATATTTAATGTGCGCAAACCAGACGGATTTAAGCCTGCAGTGCAACGCTGGTCGGCTGTCTTCCCCGAGCGGTGCCAGGCCGCGCATTTGGCGTTTTTTGCGGTTCAGGCGAATAGCTCGGACGAAGCGCGCGGATCGGGGCTTATGGAGTGGGCTGATGCCGCTATGTTTGGAGATCATGCGCCGGCGTCAGTCGATCATTCGAGCTTTGTCGACGATGCGGGCCGGTACAACCGTATCGTTACTGCGTATTGGATAGACACAGGGCACTTTAACTCGTGGCTTGCAGCGCAGCGGCGCGACGGTTGGTGGGAGGATGTCGCGCGAGAAGTCGGGCCCTGCGGATTTTGGCGCGAAATTCTGACTATCCCGGTCGACCGAATCGAAACGATTTATTGGGAGGACTACCGTGTAAATCTCGCCGCTATCCTGCCCATTGAGCCCACGCCGTACTGTGGTTATTTCGGCGCGATGCGCGATCGCATTCCGCTTGCCGCCTGTGACAGGCTCGAGAGCGATGCGCCGGACGCGCTCCATGATCGGGCTGCTGAAAATAAATCTGGCGTACGTCGATGGTTCGTTCAACCTCCCCACAATCTCGCGATGATCCGTTCTGCAAGTTTCTGGGGGAACTGCGACGCTGAGCAAAAAGCCGATTACGACCAAAAACTGCGCGACCCGTTGACCCGCGGCATGGAGTTTCTGCGCACCCATCCGGCCGAAGCGGGTTGCTGCTCATTGCGGTTTTTGCAGACTCTGGACGCTGAACAAGCTCCCGCATCAGAGACGCATGCATATGGCTACTTCTTGAGCCTGGAACACATGGAGCGATGGTCTGAAGGGCACGCTTCGCATCTTGCAATCTTCAACGCAGCCGTTGCACGGTACGGAAAATACGGCCCGGATAATCAGTTGCGAACTTGGCACGAGGTCTATGTGCTGCCGTCGTACGGCCAGCATTTCGAATACATCAATTGTCATGATCGCACGGGACTGCTTCCTTGGTTCGACGCGACCGCTTTGTAA